In Salvelinus fontinalis isolate EN_2023a chromosome 25, ASM2944872v1, whole genome shotgun sequence, one genomic interval encodes:
- the pdia4 gene encoding protein disulfide-isomerase A4, with protein MRKIALLLIVLLGVAQFATVIQCEEDDVAEVDEVDDSDDEEEDEDNGTEVKDENGVLVLTENNFDTFMEGKDTVLVEFYAPWCGHCKQFASEYEKIAQSLKDNDPPIPVAKVDATKSSSLASRFEVSGYPTFKIMKKGEPVEYDGAKNEQAIVAQVKEVAQPDWKPPPEATLVLTKDSFDDVVNNADIILVEFYAPWCGHCKQLAPEYEKAAKDLSQRSPPIPLAKVDATQEKDIAIRFGVSGYPTLKIFRKGKAFDYNGPREKSGIVDYMSEQAGPPSKQVQMVKQVSEFIKDGDDAVIVGVFSSDQVTTYNLYLEACHVLREDFKFLHTFSSDLAKLLKASPGQVVMVQPEKFRSKYERASHTLTIKDSTEVSEVQDFFKKHILPLVGHRKQSNDAKRYTKRPLVVVYYGVDFSFDFRKATQFWRSKVLEVAKDFPEYTFAIADEEDYSDELKSLGLSDSGEEVNVGILGDGGKKFAMEPEEFDSEVLREFIMAFKKGKLKPVIKSQPVPKNNKGPVKVVVGKTFDDIVMDTKKDVLIEFYAPWCGHCKKLDPDYTALGKKYKNEKNLVIAKMDATANDVPHDSYKTEGFPTIYFAPSNSKQSPIKFEGGDRNIEGFSKFLEQHATKLSQSKDEL; from the exons ATGAGAAAGATAGCGCTGCTGCTAATTGTCTTGCTTGGCGTTGCCCAATTTGCCACTGTTATCCAATGTGAAGAAGATg ATGTAGCAGAAGTCGATGAGGTTGATGACAGTgacgatgaggaggaggatgaagataaTGGAACAGAGGTGAAGGATGAGAACGGAGTGTTGGTCCTGACCGAAAACAACTTTGACACGTTCATGGAGGGCAAGGACACTGTGCTGGTTGAGTTCTATGCCCCATG GTGTGGCCACTGTAAGCAGTTTGCTTCTGAGTATGAGAAGATCGCCCAGAGTCTGAAAGATAATGACCCCCCAATCCCTGTGGCCAAGGTGGATGCGACCAAGTCCAGTTCCTTAGCAAGTAGATTTGAGGTGTCGGGATATCCCACCTTCAAGATCATGAAGAAGGGGGAGCCTGTGGAGTATGATGGAGCCAAGAATGAGCAGG CCATTGTGGCTCAAGTGAAGGAGGTGGCCCAGCCAGACTGGAAGCCCCCTCCTGAGGCAACCCTGGTGCTGACCAAGGACAGCTTTGACGATGTGGTCAACAACGCTGACATCATCCTTGTGGAGTTCTATGCCCCATG GTGTGGCCACTGTAAGCAGCTGGCTCCAGAGTATGAGAAGGCAGCCAAGGACCTGAGCCAGcgctctcctcccatccccctggcCAAGGTAGACGCCACCCAGGAGAAGGACATTGCCATCCGTTTCGGGGTGTCGGGGTACCCCACCCTCAAGATCTTCAGGAAGGGGAAGGCCTTCGACTACAACGGACCCAGAGAGAAGAGTG gAATCGTTGACTATATGAGCGAGCAGGCAGGGCCTCCCTCCAAGCAGGTGCAGATGGTGAAACAGGTGTCAGAGTTTATCAAAGATGGTGACGACGCTGTCATAGTGGGTGTGTTTTCCTCGGACCAGGTTACGACCTACAACCTCTACCTAGAGGCCT GTCATGTTCTTAGAGAGGACTTCAAGTTCCTCCATACCTTCAGTTCAGACTTGGCCAAGCTCCTCAAGGCCTCCCCCGGCCAGGTCGTCATGGTGCAGCCTGAGAAGTTCAGGTCCAAGTACGAGAGAgcttcacacacactcaccatcaAA GACTCCACAGAGGTGTCTGAGGTGCAGGACTTTTTTAAGAAACACATCCTGCCACTGGTGGGTCACAGGAAACAGAGCAACGACGCTAAACGCTACACCAAGAGGCCGCTGGTCGTTGTCTACTACGGTGTGGACTTTAGCTTCGACTTCAGGAAAG CCACCCAATTCTGGAGGAGCAAGGTTCTGGAGGTGGCCAAGGATTTCCCAGAATACACCTTTGCCATCGCTGATGAGGAGGACTACTCAGATGAGCTGAAGAGCCTGGGGCTCAGCGACAGTGGGGAGGAAGTCAATGTGGGGATTCTGGGAGATGGTGGCAAGAAGTTTGCCATGGAGCCTGAGGAGTTTGACTCTGAGGTGCTGAGGGAATTCATCATGGCCTTCAAAAAAG GCAAACTGAAGCCTGTCATCAAATCCCAGCCGGTGCCCAAGAACAACAAAGGCCCTGTGAAGGTAGTGGTTGGAAAGACCTTTGACGACATTGTCATGGATACCAAGAAAGACGTCCTGATCGAGTTCTACGCCCCGTGGTGTGGTCACTGCAAGAAGCTGGACCCCGACTACACCGCCCTGGGCAAGAAATACAAGAACGAGAAGAACCTGGTCATTGCCAAAATGGATGCCACGGCTAACGACGTGCCTCACGACAGCTACAAAACAGAGGGCTTCCCTACCATCTACTTTGCGCCTAGCAACAGCAAGCAGAGCCCAATCAAATTTGAGGGTGGGGATAGAAACATAGAAGGATTTAGTAAGTTCTTGGAACAGCACGCCACAAAGTTATCACAGAGCAAAGATGAACTTTAA